A stretch of Labrus mixtus chromosome 7, fLabMix1.1, whole genome shotgun sequence DNA encodes these proteins:
- the LOC132977191 gene encoding E3 ubiquitin-protein ligase RNF182 — MSLLKEAEPARGMEGKVQTWAQSLVYTLEELECKICYNRYDTRSRKPKLLGCLHRVCAKCLKKMVDMGESSPAISCPFCRHKTHVPDEEVWLMEDDRHILAVLSCQDRARRGGGGGGGGGGGGGEVVLSPNSLTGKIIQGGGVNPSHRSSDCLVITIMELPEESPSSDSLSMLNVVGLYRPPSLDSLPCNLPAQKCRAWTSRSFPRCLLGALCLVYFSSLPLGIYLLMIGQLWLGVVLVSLVPSTLLLLVLYGFCQCLCHELMEALAARSHTLP, encoded by the exons ATGAGTCTGttgaaggaggcggagcctgcTCGGGGGATGGAGGGGAAG gtgcAGACCTGGGCTCAGtctctggtttacactctggaGGAACTCGAGTGTAAAATCTGCTACAACCGCTACGACACTCGCAGCAGGAAACCCAAACTGCTGGGCTGTCTGCACCGAGTCTGCGCCAAGTGTCTGAAGAAGATGGTCGACATGG GAGAGTCTTCACCCGCCATCAGCTGTCCTTTCTGTCGCCACAAGACTCACGTCCCGGACGAAGAG gtgtgGCTGATGGAGGACGACCGACACATCCTGGCCGTTCTGTCGTGTCAGGATCGAGCccggcgaggaggaggaggaggaggaggaggaggagggggaggaggggaggtggtgCTGAGTCCAAACAGTCTCACTGGTAAAATAATTCAAG gaggAGGCGTGAACCCGTCTCACCGCTCCTCCGACTGTCTCGTCATCACCATCATGGAGCTCCCGGAGGAGTCTCCGTCCTCGGACTCACTGAGCATGCTCAATGTGGTGGGTCTGTACCGCCCCCCCAGCCTGGACTCCCTGCCCTGCAACCTGCCGGCTCAGAAGTGTCGCGCCTGGACGTCCCGCAGCTTCCCGCGCTGCCTGCTGGGGGCGCTCTGCCTG GTGTACTTCAGCTCACTTCCTCTAGGGATCTACCTGCTGATGATTGGTCAGCTGTGGCTGGGCGTGGTCCTGGTCAGTCTGGTCCCCtccacgctgctgctgctcgtccTCTACGGCTTCTGTCAGTGTCTGTGCCACGAGCTGATGGAGGCGCTCGCCGCACGCTCGCACACGCTGCCATGA